The following coding sequences lie in one Arachis hypogaea cultivar Tifrunner chromosome 4, arahy.Tifrunner.gnm2.J5K5, whole genome shotgun sequence genomic window:
- the LOC112797255 gene encoding pentatricopeptide repeat-containing protein At1g56690, mitochondrial isoform X1 produces the protein MLTHTLRHATSRCRRRFFFTTIIMQLVRTHCTATTNLISHFARTGQISHAHKVFDQIPQPQRTTASWNALISGYFQTRQPHLALQLFDQMPQRNTVSFNTLISGFIKNRMIVESRRIFDTMPDRNVVSWTSMVRGYVQMGMLEEAEALFWQMPDKNVVSWTVMLGGLLQSGRFEDARDMFDMMPVKDVVAYTIMVGGYCEEGRLDEARALFDEMPKRNVVTWTSMVAGYARNGRVDVARKLFEVMPERNEVSWTAMLMGYTRSGRMREACEIFKAMPRKPVVACNEMILGFGLDGDLDKARCVFEQMKERDEGTWSAMIKVYERKGYELEALDLFARMQREGVALNFPSLISVLSVCTSLASLDHGRQVHAQLVRSKFDQDLYVASVLITMYVKCGDLVKGKQIFDRFPLKDVVMWNSMITGYSQHGLAEEALDVFRDMCFLGVPPDDVTFVGVLTACSYSGMVDQGIEFFESMKYKYQVEPGIEHYACMVDLLGRAGKVNEAMKLIEKMPMEPDAIVWGSLLGACRTYMKLDLGEVAVEKLAQLEPKNAGPYVLLSHMYATKGRWRDVEVLRGKIKARSVIKLPGCSWIEVEKKVHMFTGGDSKGHPEQPVIMKMLEKLGGLLREAGYCPDGSFVLHDVDEEEKTHSLGYHSEKLAVAYGLLKVPNGMPIRVIKNLRVCGDCHSAIKLIAKVTGREIILRDANRFHHFKDGHCSCKDYW, from the coding sequence ATGTTGACTCATACTCTTCGCCATGCAACCTCACGTTGTCGACGACGCTTCTtcttcaccaccattatcatgcAACTCGTTAGAACACACTGCACCGCCACCACCAACCTCATCTCCCACTTCGCACGTACCGGTCAAATCTCCCACGCCCACAAGGTGTTCGACCAAATTCCCCAACCTCAACGAACCACTGCTTCCTGGAACGCCCTCATATCTGGTTACTTCCAAACCCGCCAACCCCACTTGGCCCTCCAGCTGTTCGACCAAATGCCCCAACGGAACACTGTGTCCTTTAACACCTTAATTTCCGGGTTCATAAAGAACAGGATGATTGTTGAATCCAGGAGAATTTTTGACACAATGCCAGACCGGAATGTGGTTTCGTGGACTTCGATGGTCCGTGGTTATGTTCAAATGGGTATGCTTGAAGAGGCTGAAGCATTGTTTTGGCAGATGCCAGATAAGAATGTGGTGTCTTGGACTGTGATGCTTGGTGGGTTGTTGCAGAGTGGGCGTTTTGAGGATGCACGTGACATGTTTGATATGATGCCCGTTAAGGATGTTGTGGCATATACGATTATGGTTGGTGGATACTGTGAAGAGGGGCGTCTGGATGAAGCGAGGGCATTGTTTGATGAGATGCCAAAGAGGAATGTGGTGACTTGGACTAGCATGGTTGCCGGGTATGCGAGAAATGGGCGTGTGGATGTTGCAAGGAAATTGTTTGAGGTGATGCCCGAGAGGAATGAGGTGTCTTGGACGGCAATGCTGATGGGGTATACTAGGAGTGGGAGGATGAGGGAGGCTTGTGAGATTTTCAAGGCAATGCCGAGGAAGCCTGTTGTTGCATGTAATGAGATGATCTTGGGATTTGGACTTGATGGGGATCTGGATAAGGCAAGATGTGTGTTTGAGCAAATGAAGGAGAGGGATGAGGGGACTTGGAGTGCCATGATCAAGGTTTATGAAAGGAAAGGGTATGAGTTAGAAGCATTAGATTTGTTTGCTAGGATGCAGAGAGAAGGTGTCGCATTGAATTTTCCCTCATTAATCAGTGTTCTTTCTGTGTGTACCAGCCTAGCAAGTCTTGATCATGGGAGACAGGTCCATGCCCAGTTGGTGAGATCCAAGTTTGATCAAGATTTGTATGTTGCCTCAGTGTTGATCACAATGTATGTTAAGTGTGGTGATCTTGTGAAAGGAAAACAGATTTTTGACAGATTTCCTTTGAAAGATGTAGTTATGTGGAATTCTATGATCACAGGTTATTCCCAGCATGGTTTGGCAGAGGAAGCTTTAGATGTCTTCCGTGACATGTGCTTCTTGGGAGTTCCACCAGATGATGTTACCTTTGTTGGAGTTCTTACAGCTTGTAGCTACAGTGGCATGGTGGATCAAGGGATTGAATTTTTTGAGTCAATGAAATATAAATATCAAGTGGAACCAGGAATCGAACACTATGCTTGCATGGTTGATTTGCTGGGTCGAGCAGGCAAGGTAAATGAAGCAATGAAACTAATAGAAAAGATGCCAATGGAACCAGATGCTATTGTTTGGGGTTCACTGTTAGGTGCATGCAGAACCTACATGAAGCTGGATTTGGGTGAAGTTGCAGTGGAGAAGCTTGCTCAGCTAGAGCCCAAAAATGCTGGGCCTTATGTCCTGCTCTCGCATATGTATGCCACCAAAGGAAGATGGAGGGATGTTGAAGTCCTTAGGGGAAAAATAAAAGCCAGGAGTGTTATCAAATTGCCTGGCTGCAGTTGGATTGAGGTGGAGAAGAAGGTACATATGTTCACAGGAGGAGACAGCAAGGGCCACCCCGAGCAGCCAGTTATTATGAAAATGTTGGAGAAGTTAGGTGGATTGTTAAGGGAAGCCGGGTACTGTCCGGATGGTAGCTTTGTGCTACATGATGTGGATGAGGAAGAGAAGACACATAGCTTGGGTTATCATAGTGAAAAACTAGCTGTAGCATATGGTCTCCTAAAAGTGCCTAATGGGATGCCAATTAGAGTCATAAAAAATTTGCGGGTTTGTGGCGATTGCCATTCTGCAATCAAATTGATTGCTAAAGTCACTGGAAGAGAAATTATTTTGAGGGATGCTAATAGATTTCACCATTTTAAGGATGGTCACTGTTCTTGCAAGGATTATTGGTGA
- the LOC112797255 gene encoding pentatricopeptide repeat-containing protein At1g56690, mitochondrial isoform X2 has protein sequence MLTHTLRHATSRCRRRFFFTTIIMQLVRTHCTATTNLISHFARTGQISHAHKVFDQIPQPQRTTASWNALISGYFQTRQPHLALQLFDQMPQRNTVSFNTLISGFIKNRMIVESRRIFDTMPDRNVVSWTSMVRGYVQMGMLEEAEALFWQMPDKNVVSWTVMLGGLLQSGRFEDARDMFDMMPVKDVVAYTIMVGGYCEEGRLDEARALFDEMPKRNVVTWTSMVAGYARNGRVDVARKLFEVMPERNEVSWTAMLMGYTRSGRMREACEIFKAMPRKPVVACNEMILGFGLDGDLDKARCVFEQMKERDEGTWSAMIKVYERKGLASLDHGRQVHAQLVRSKFDQDLYVASVLITMYVKCGDLVKGKQIFDRFPLKDVVMWNSMITGYSQHGLAEEALDVFRDMCFLGVPPDDVTFVGVLTACSYSGMVDQGIEFFESMKYKYQVEPGIEHYACMVDLLGRAGKVNEAMKLIEKMPMEPDAIVWGSLLGACRTYMKLDLGEVAVEKLAQLEPKNAGPYVLLSHMYATKGRWRDVEVLRGKIKARSVIKLPGCSWIEVEKKVHMFTGGDSKGHPEQPVIMKMLEKLGGLLREAGYCPDGSFVLHDVDEEEKTHSLGYHSEKLAVAYGLLKVPNGMPIRVIKNLRVCGDCHSAIKLIAKVTGREIILRDANRFHHFKDGHCSCKDYW, from the exons ATGTTGACTCATACTCTTCGCCATGCAACCTCACGTTGTCGACGACGCTTCTtcttcaccaccattatcatgcAACTCGTTAGAACACACTGCACCGCCACCACCAACCTCATCTCCCACTTCGCACGTACCGGTCAAATCTCCCACGCCCACAAGGTGTTCGACCAAATTCCCCAACCTCAACGAACCACTGCTTCCTGGAACGCCCTCATATCTGGTTACTTCCAAACCCGCCAACCCCACTTGGCCCTCCAGCTGTTCGACCAAATGCCCCAACGGAACACTGTGTCCTTTAACACCTTAATTTCCGGGTTCATAAAGAACAGGATGATTGTTGAATCCAGGAGAATTTTTGACACAATGCCAGACCGGAATGTGGTTTCGTGGACTTCGATGGTCCGTGGTTATGTTCAAATGGGTATGCTTGAAGAGGCTGAAGCATTGTTTTGGCAGATGCCAGATAAGAATGTGGTGTCTTGGACTGTGATGCTTGGTGGGTTGTTGCAGAGTGGGCGTTTTGAGGATGCACGTGACATGTTTGATATGATGCCCGTTAAGGATGTTGTGGCATATACGATTATGGTTGGTGGATACTGTGAAGAGGGGCGTCTGGATGAAGCGAGGGCATTGTTTGATGAGATGCCAAAGAGGAATGTGGTGACTTGGACTAGCATGGTTGCCGGGTATGCGAGAAATGGGCGTGTGGATGTTGCAAGGAAATTGTTTGAGGTGATGCCCGAGAGGAATGAGGTGTCTTGGACGGCAATGCTGATGGGGTATACTAGGAGTGGGAGGATGAGGGAGGCTTGTGAGATTTTCAAGGCAATGCCGAGGAAGCCTGTTGTTGCATGTAATGAGATGATCTTGGGATTTGGACTTGATGGGGATCTGGATAAGGCAAGATGTGTGTTTGAGCAAATGAAGGAGAGGGATGAGGGGACTTGGAGTGCCATGATCAAGGTTTATGAAAGGAAAGG CCTAGCAAGTCTTGATCATGGGAGACAGGTCCATGCCCAGTTGGTGAGATCCAAGTTTGATCAAGATTTGTATGTTGCCTCAGTGTTGATCACAATGTATGTTAAGTGTGGTGATCTTGTGAAAGGAAAACAGATTTTTGACAGATTTCCTTTGAAAGATGTAGTTATGTGGAATTCTATGATCACAGGTTATTCCCAGCATGGTTTGGCAGAGGAAGCTTTAGATGTCTTCCGTGACATGTGCTTCTTGGGAGTTCCACCAGATGATGTTACCTTTGTTGGAGTTCTTACAGCTTGTAGCTACAGTGGCATGGTGGATCAAGGGATTGAATTTTTTGAGTCAATGAAATATAAATATCAAGTGGAACCAGGAATCGAACACTATGCTTGCATGGTTGATTTGCTGGGTCGAGCAGGCAAGGTAAATGAAGCAATGAAACTAATAGAAAAGATGCCAATGGAACCAGATGCTATTGTTTGGGGTTCACTGTTAGGTGCATGCAGAACCTACATGAAGCTGGATTTGGGTGAAGTTGCAGTGGAGAAGCTTGCTCAGCTAGAGCCCAAAAATGCTGGGCCTTATGTCCTGCTCTCGCATATGTATGCCACCAAAGGAAGATGGAGGGATGTTGAAGTCCTTAGGGGAAAAATAAAAGCCAGGAGTGTTATCAAATTGCCTGGCTGCAGTTGGATTGAGGTGGAGAAGAAGGTACATATGTTCACAGGAGGAGACAGCAAGGGCCACCCCGAGCAGCCAGTTATTATGAAAATGTTGGAGAAGTTAGGTGGATTGTTAAGGGAAGCCGGGTACTGTCCGGATGGTAGCTTTGTGCTACATGATGTGGATGAGGAAGAGAAGACACATAGCTTGGGTTATCATAGTGAAAAACTAGCTGTAGCATATGGTCTCCTAAAAGTGCCTAATGGGATGCCAATTAGAGTCATAAAAAATTTGCGGGTTTGTGGCGATTGCCATTCTGCAATCAAATTGATTGCTAAAGTCACTGGAAGAGAAATTATTTTGAGGGATGCTAATAGATTTCACCATTTTAAGGATGGTCACTGTTCTTGCAAGGATTATTGGTGA